A single region of the Candidatus Sungiibacteriota bacterium genome encodes:
- a CDS encoding PKD domain-containing protein yields the protein MDQRLRTNTKDNKVAWRLLIVFLLISLLLPSATYAAILPFPIIIALIAATGIAVTIDYATCVVNVVWGGCGNGGKSFEGERGIGCDPRSDTLGVDVKANNSDAPEPFNEPAFYNINFCIKGPWAEYTEGGQSFNTNRMQCGWSGNRFGSEETRNSGSFREWGEWGGPGGSIPQGMKAGTYTYTLSCTGASKDLEGGGPEQSASDTVVVNVTAKTTCVADTWSCGDWSSCSNGNQTRSCNKTFDCSSTDTPSPPTSQSCTISSETDGGKKDDGSKKDDGSKKDDGQQQQQQQQTQPQAGTQCNPPRWNDIRVDACLDEEGGKANCDKKQEAANGWCSIACGGGEALGFNTFWDTSGPGTKYVPTGRVCPTCSFYFTSVSCGRRRPPPAAIMSFIASPRSINPGESTTLSWSSLNATSCNLNQGIGSVSTSGSRSVNPTKSTTYTLTCSGEGGSHSASVTVDVSKIPFQKEVVPE from the coding sequence GTGGACCAGAGACTTCGCACAAACACAAAGGATAACAAAGTAGCATGGAGACTACTGATCGTTTTTTTACTTATATCTTTATTACTGCCGTCCGCAACCTATGCGGCCATACTCCCATTTCCAATTATAATCGCCCTCATTGCGGCCACCGGAATTGCCGTGACGATTGACTACGCCACCTGCGTCGTAAATGTCGTCTGGGGCGGATGCGGCAACGGCGGTAAGAGTTTTGAAGGAGAACGGGGGATTGGTTGTGATCCTCGTTCCGATACGCTCGGCGTTGACGTGAAAGCTAATAATTCCGATGCGCCGGAACCTTTTAATGAACCGGCATTTTATAACATTAACTTTTGTATAAAGGGCCCGTGGGCGGAATACACGGAAGGCGGGCAGAGTTTTAACACCAATAGAATGCAGTGCGGATGGAGCGGCAATAGATTTGGCAGCGAAGAGACCAGAAACTCCGGCAGCTTTCGGGAGTGGGGGGAATGGGGCGGTCCCGGAGGCTCAATTCCTCAAGGCATGAAAGCGGGAACCTATACTTATACCCTTTCCTGCACAGGAGCATCCAAAGATCTTGAAGGAGGAGGACCAGAGCAGTCAGCTTCGGACACGGTGGTGGTCAATGTAACCGCAAAAACTACATGCGTTGCCGATACCTGGAGTTGTGGAGACTGGAGCTCTTGTTCAAACGGCAACCAAACCCGTTCGTGTAATAAAACCTTTGATTGTTCGTCAACAGACACTCCTTCGCCGCCAACTAGTCAGTCCTGTACAATCAGCAGTGAAACTGATGGGGGTAAAAAGGACGATGGAAGTAAAAAAGATGATGGAAGTAAAAAGGACGACGGACAACAGCAACAACAACAGCAGCAAACACAACCCCAAGCCGGAACCCAGTGTAATCCTCCTCGTTGGAATGATATAAGAGTGGATGCGTGTCTGGACGAGGAAGGTGGTAAAGCAAACTGCGATAAAAAACAAGAGGCAGCCAATGGGTGGTGCAGTATTGCTTGTGGGGGAGGAGAGGCATTGGGTTTTAACACTTTCTGGGATACTAGTGGTCCCGGTACTAAATACGTTCCTACGGGCAGAGTATGCCCAACTTGTAGTTTCTACTTCACCAGTGTTTCTTGCGGCAGACGCCGACCACCTCCGGCAGCCATTATGAGCTTTATTGCCTCACCCCGCTCCATCAATCCCGGAGAGTCAACCACTCTTTCTTGGTCCTCATTAAACGCCACCTCTTGTAACCTTAATCAGGGCATTGGTTCGGTTTCCACCAGCGGTTCTCGCTCTGTAAACCCAACCAAAAGTACCACCTATACTCTGACCTGCTCCGGAGAAGGGGGCTCGCATTCTGCCAGCGTTACGGTTGATGTTTCCAAAATACCATTTCAAAAAGAAGTAGTGCCGGAATGA
- a CDS encoding ribbon-helix-helix protein, CopG family, with translation MRNIINLSLPQKMTEVVEENVKKGHFSSKSEFFRMLLRLWMEGKLAEELEESRKELRGGKGKLLKSFKNFR, from the coding sequence ATGCGAAACATAATTAACCTTTCGTTGCCGCAGAAGATGACAGAAGTTGTAGAGGAAAATGTTAAAAAGGGCCATTTTTCCAGCAAAAGCGAATTTTTCCGCATGCTCCTTCGTCTCTGGATGGAAGGGAAACTTGCGGAAGAACTTGAGGAAAGCCGTAAGGAACTGCGCGGAGGCAAAGGCAAACTACTGAAATCGTTTAAAAACTTCCGATAA
- a CDS encoding septal ring lytic transglycosylase RlpA family protein, with the protein MKFILAALAVATVIALSSQTTAPPEKEAGDPSKRSQAVKGDCCGTLGPLSESVVIFVRVGKSEVIPIKSYMQLWSIYAWHRIESVPRILTASWYGPRFHRKKTCHGERFNMYNLTAAHKELPAGTMLTLRNPKNGKKTSVRITDCGPYIEGRELDLSFRAARELGFVKTGVTELIVEEVSFPAPKKK; encoded by the coding sequence ATGAAATTCATTCTTGCGGCGCTTGCTGTTGCGACGGTCATAGCACTGTCGTCGCAAACAACTGCTCCACCAGAAAAAGAAGCCGGGGATCCCTCAAAACGCAGTCAAGCCGTAAAGGGCGACTGTTGCGGGACTCTCGGACCCTTATCAGAATCAGTAGTCATTTTTGTAAGGGTTGGAAAAAGCGAGGTAATTCCCATTAAAAGCTATATGCAGTTGTGGTCAATTTATGCTTGGCACAGGATTGAGAGTGTACCTCGTATCTTAACCGCAAGCTGGTATGGCCCCAGATTTCACAGAAAAAAGACGTGTCATGGCGAACGGTTTAATATGTACAATCTGACGGCTGCCCACAAAGAACTTCCGGCAGGAACAATGTTAACGCTTAGGAATCCAAAAAATGGGAAAAAGACTTCAGTTAGAATTACCGACTGTGGTCCTTATATTGAGGGAAGAGAGCTAGACCTTTCTTTTCGTGCAGCTCGTGAGCTTGGATTTGTGAAAACCGGAGTTACGGAACTGATAGTTGAAGAAGTTTCTTTTCCCGCACCAAAGAAAAAGTAG
- a CDS encoding HU family DNA-binding protein — MNKMGLVDAVHAKISGSKKTAEDAVDTVFDTIMQALGKGEEVLVSGFGLFFVKKRTARAGVNPRTGQKIQIAETVTPKFRAGKALKAAVK, encoded by the coding sequence ATGAATAAAATGGGTTTGGTAGACGCAGTCCACGCTAAAATAAGCGGCAGTAAAAAAACAGCCGAAGATGCAGTAGATACGGTTTTTGATACTATTATGCAGGCCCTTGGAAAGGGCGAAGAGGTTTTGGTCTCCGGATTTGGGCTATTTTTCGTGAAGAAAAGGACTGCGCGAGCAGGCGTGAACCCTCGCACTGGCCAGAAAATCCAGATTGCCGAGACGGTAACCCCGAAATTCAGAGCGGGAAAGGCATTAAAAGCTGCGGTGAAGTGA
- a CDS encoding type II toxin-antitoxin system mRNA interferase toxin, RelE/StbE family, with translation MRIYYSSKFEREYRKLPKEIKIVAEEKGVIFRKNPFDPRLDTHKLHGRLKEYWAFSIVDKYRIIFEFAEKDIIWFHSVGDHSIYQ, from the coding sequence ATGCGGATTTATTATTCCTCAAAATTTGAACGCGAATATAGAAAACTACCGAAGGAAATCAAGATAGTAGCCGAAGAAAAAGGCGTTATTTTCAGGAAAAATCCGTTTGACCCCCGGCTTGATACGCATAAATTACACGGTCGCCTGAAAGAGTACTGGGCTTTTTCTATTGTAGACAAATACCGGATTATTTTTGAGTTTGCAGAAAAAGACATAATCTGGTTTCATTCCGTTGGCGACCATTCAATTTATCAGTAG
- a CDS encoding PIG-L family deacetylase — translation MKTILAIYAHPDDPEISCGGTMIKYAKEGSRVILVIMTKGEKGSQDPKADLKEVAATRKKETKDAAEFIGIKEVVHLDYLDGELEDNRKTREIVVKLIRIYKPDLIIAPDPTSVFMQNYINHSDHRAIGWVVINSILPAGNWHFYHEQLEDGVEPHSTRELYLSSSLEPNYAEDVSDFFEDKLKALFMHKSQFAPHAPHTREEFREFLTKRAEEIGKRYGMRYAEEFRRLVFV, via the coding sequence ATGAAAACAATTTTGGCAATTTATGCCCACCCCGACGATCCGGAAATAAGTTGCGGCGGCACAATGATTAAATACGCAAAGGAGGGAAGTAGGGTGATTTTGGTCATTATGACAAAAGGAGAAAAGGGTTCGCAGGATCCCAAAGCAGATTTAAAGGAAGTAGCCGCCACAAGGAAAAAAGAGACTAAAGATGCGGCTGAGTTTATTGGCATTAAAGAGGTGGTGCACCTTGATTACTTGGATGGTGAGCTTGAGGACAACCGTAAAACAAGGGAAATTGTCGTAAAACTTATTCGCATATATAAGCCAGATTTGATTATTGCTCCGGACCCAACCAGTGTTTTTATGCAGAATTATATTAACCATAGCGACCACAGGGCTATTGGCTGGGTTGTTATAAACAGTATTCTCCCAGCAGGTAATTGGCATTTTTATCACGAACAACTTGAAGATGGCGTGGAACCGCATAGTACAAGAGAACTTTATTTATCAAGTTCTTTGGAGCCGAATTACGCAGAAGATGTTTCTGATTTTTTTGAAGATAAGTTAAAGGCACTTTTCATGCACAAAAGCCAGTTTGCGCCGCATGCCCCGCATACCAGAGAAGAGTTTAGGGAGTTTCTCACTAAACGCGCTGAAGAAATCGGAAAAAGATATGGCATGCGTTATGCAGAAGAATTTCGAAGGTTAGTGTTTGTTTAA